ATGAGTACACATCGTCGCAGCAGGCCACAGACCCCGTCGAAATATCGACCTGTAGAATGCGCTTCACGATCACTTCCAGCGCCCTGTTGGTAGCCGCGTCGCAGCCGGCGCAACGTTGATTGAGGCCGTGCTTCTCACGGCCGCCAGGGCCGGGCTGCCAGGTGGCGGAGCAGTCCGCGCACATCACGCGCACCGGTCGCCGCCTGAACCGCGACTGCGCCTCCACGTATAGATCCTTCACGTGCTCGTACAGGTCCTGCAGCACGAACAGCGCCCGCGTGACGCAGCGCCCCGTGCCGTAGAGTACCACGCAGTCGCCGTTGCCCTGAGGCGGTGCCTCGTTGCGCTTGGACAGCGCCGCAGCCACCTGCCGCGCGTCGCCAGCGCTGCTGCCCGACCTGCCGTACTGGTCGGGCAGCCTGGCACGGTTTCCCATAGCCCCTGTGTTGCGGTTGACGAGGTTGTCTTGCAAGAACTGCCTGGAGCACAGCTCGGTGAATCTGGAGAGCCGCCAGCGCAGCAGGTAGAGCGCCCGCTGGAAGTAGACGCAGGTCGGCAGACGTCCTGTGAGGTATATCTCGTGCTGCGCCTTGTTGAGCACGAACAGCGGCCGCTTCAACAGCACAGTGGCACTCGCGCCCTCGCCGGGGTCGTCCGACTCCCGCATTGACGCCATAGACAGTATGAGCAAAGTCACACCTGCGTATAAGAGCAAATATAGAGCACCTGCATGCCCCGTGGTCGATCCTATCGCTCGGATACCCTGTGGAATCCCGCATGGACGCCTCGCGCACAACACCCGGGTAATGCGATGGCTTTACCGCACATCACCGAGCTTGATCCTCGCACGCCAACGTCAGTTCAATAACGGCGGCTGTGAACGTTTAGGTGGCTAAAAAATGATCGCCATACGTTTTGACGCATCACTGCTGGGTGTAAATCTGCTGAGCCGCTTcagtgcgctgcagccatttAGATTAGTAACAACACGTGGCTTCAAAGGGTGTGTAACGCAACCTACCGTTCCATGCCGGTAGGTGTGATTGTGTTCGGGGTTGCTCGACAAGGCTGCGGCTACCCTGTGTACCTCGGCAAATTCCGGGGAAGCAGGCTCGCAGCGCCACTTAGCTGCACACCTAAGGGCCAACTGCCCTCGTAGAGCGGATTAGAAGACGGCACTGATGTGATCGCTCGCGTTTGCGCATATGGTAACACGGCCACCTTGGCAACGTCACGTACGCTCCGTTGAACCGTGTCTACATAAAGCGACGCTCAACCACACATGGCCTCATTGGTGCGCATGTGAGTTGATTACGAGTGTGCGCTGAACGTACAAGCCCTGCAAAGTTCATAGCGCTGTAAAAATATACTGTACATTAAACGAGCAACCCGCTGGGGATAACGGACACGTTGGCAGCAACAACCGTTGCCGGTTAAGCTTCACCGGAGTCGGGCCCAATAGCGCCGATGACGCACGGAAGTACAATGGTAGGAGGTGCGGCAATAAAGCTCGTCACGGCGCTGCTCATGCACCTGGTCGCGGTGCCGCTGGCGGCGGCCGGCATATGGGACATTGCGGAGATGCAACACGCGCATTTCCTGCTCAACAGCCCGCACCCCACCCTGTACACGTCACTGTGCGACCCTGAGCAGAGCCTTTTAAGGCGGAAGTTCCAAATCGCATGCTTTGTCAGCAATAACACGCCGTTCAACATGTGGGATAACTCCCCCCAAAACGCCACGAGCATCATCGTGATGCCGGAGTTGAGCTTCGAACAGACTTACATCATGGACATCACAGTGCGCCACGCGGTGCGGAAGGCTTCGGCGAGTGTGTGGTTGTACCGGGAGCTGACGCTGCAGGTCGCCCACATAATCCTGGAATCTACCAAAACGCAGGACGGAGACGAGAACGGTGGCAAGGACGGCCTCACCGaccctgccagtggtgAGGCTCACGGAACAGAGGACGCAACAGGCGGTGTCACGCCGGCGCGAGGCTCTGCGGAGTACGTTTCGCAAATGCTGGTGCAGAGGATGAAAGAGAACGTCGAGAAGATGATGGGAGACAAGTCGAGGTTGTTGAAAGAATGCGTCATAGCGCCAAAGGAGATGTGCAGGGGGCACCGCAACCACATAACATACTTGAGGGACCTGTTCCCCAACTTCTTGAACGCAAGCAGCAGGGCCGCATCGAATTTCAATGCTGCTGATGGGAAGACCTTCCCACCCAGAGGCGACGAAGAACTGGGCGCCTTCGGCGCTGCAAACGACGACATTCTGATCCAATACGCCAAAAGGTTCCTCGTGACGCAGGTACGCAACAACCCCCGCCTACTGTAACTGGCAGCACATGCCTCAGCACGCTAACATCCTTGCAGATAACGATGTACACGCAAGACGCCAAGAAGACGATGGAGGAGGCGCTATGGCTGCGGGAGTGCCTGCTCATCAACGAAGTAAACACCCTGGTATACGACATGACCGAGTACAGCGGCGAGCTGCACCGACTGTAAGCACCTAACTCGGCCGTTTCAATGCACCGTGCAGAATCCAGGAACTGGTCGTCAAGATAATGAACGGGTACTATCACCTGGTGACCATCGCCATAAAGATGCTCGATGGTACGTGAAATGAAACCGTAGCCTCACAACAGCCTGCAGCCAACCTGAAGGCCATCAGAAAACTAGAGCCGGACGAAATCTGGGCGCAATACGCACACTCGGTCAGCATCTCGCAGAAGTTTGCACGGGACATAAAGGCCACGCTGGTTGAAATCATGAGCGCCCAGCACTACAAAGGCCTCAAAGACGTTTTCAACAGATACGCCCTGATGACGGGGCGCAAGCGCCTCATCACGCAACCACGGAGGAACTCCACCACTTTGCTAGTCCTCAAAACGGCCGCAATAAGGGCCTTGAAGGAGGAGATAACGGTGGAAACGGCGCAGCGTGTGTTCGGCATCATCGGGACCCGGGAGTGGTTCGCAAGGCTCGCAACGGAGTACCGTTCAGTATCAGCCATGATCTCCAAAAAGTGACCAATGTAGTTTCGCATGCAGCTTTTACGCCGGTTGCACCACTGTTTTTGCACCGGCGCCGTGCAGCGGCTCTGGCTCAAGAGGCGGCCAACACGGTGGACGCCACAAACCCGGCAACCACCCGGGTCAAGGGCACTCCCAAGATCCGAGTGCAGACTGCGCATGCAAAACCCAGCCACAAACGTCGCAGCGGCGGCGCCTAACACGAGCGCACCCGAAAACAGATGTAAACGATGTAAGCAAGGCACAGCTGTGTCATCCCTAAATTTAGACATTCGGTCACTCGCACTCTGTGAGCATTTCGTTGAGAATTTGGATCGAGTCCACGTCCAGGTTGCACGTCTCAACGAGGTACGCCTCCACGTCTCGGAGGTAGCTGTCGATCGGGGCGCTGCCGGGCCCCGCGGCGAGCACCTGCCCGCGGTTGCGCAGCAGGGCGTAGAGCAGCACGTACGCCAGCACGCGGTAGAGGTCTTCGCTCAGCACGGGGGTGTTGTTCCCGATGCGGAAGGTCGACAGCATCGATTCGAACTCCTTCGAGACGGTGGGTACCATGTCCTCGGGCAAGTGCCGCAGAAGGGTCGCGTACCACAGCCTAGTTTTGTCCTGCGCAACGTTTTATGGGCTCTGTGGACCAACTCACGTCGAGGCTGCAGCCGGTGAGCGCACCTGAGCGCAGATACTCGCGGGTCCTGTACGTCAGGCAGGTGCTCAGCGTGTACCACAGAATCGAGAAGAGGTTGAGGCACTTCAGCAGCGGCGCGCGCGGGCTCACGGCCTCCGAGGGGTCGTACAGGCCGCTGTAGTCGAAGGCTGACTCCTCCGCCGGGGACGTGAGTCCCGCCCGGCGCGAGTCGGTGTCCGCGGCGCCCGCCGCCTGGCCGCGCGCGACGCTGCCTTTCCGCGGCCTGTCATTCTCGCCGAGCCAGCTCCCCACGCCAGCGAGCTGCGGAGTTGCGCTTTGCTCTGCGGGCGGGTCGGGGAGGTCGAAGTGCACACGTTTGGCCTCGGCCAAGGGCTTGTAGTTGAACATGACGCACTTGTCCTTGACCTGCTCTGGCTCACGGGTGCGATAGAGTAGAGGGACCCAGGTTGTGTGGGGCTGCGTGCTGGGCGCGGCCACTCCGGCGCAGGGTTGCAGGCGGCGCAAACCGCTGAGCAGCGCATGCAGCGACTTTGGGCTGGAGTTGCGCACTGCTCGCGGAGTGATGACGCCAGTCTCCATGGGCGACTTGGCGGCCGCCGCTTCCACGCTGGCGTTCTTCTCTATGCACGctgcgctgcagaaggaCTCGTATACCTTGCGCGGGTAGACCTGCCTGGCGGCGAGGTCGATCTTGTAGGTCGACTCGTTCCGCGCGTGGCGCCCGCGGTTGGCGACGCTCCTGTTGCAGTAGAGGTAGCCACAGAGGTCCGCCTGCCTGCGGGACATGGCGATCTCCTCAAGCATGGCGACGTCCACGTACGTGGCGATGTGCCGCCGCACGACGCTGCAGGGCGCGCAGCATTCCCCCGAGGCCTCGCAGTTGAATCTCAaaccgctgctgcactgcaaGCTGAGCTGCTCCAGGAACCGCTGGAAAAGGCTCGAGTTGGAGACGCGCTCCGGCCCGCGCTGCAGCGATACGTTGTCCAACTGGTCGGCCACCTGGTCCGGCGAGAGTTGGCAAGTCGGTCCGCCGAGCTGGTCCTCGGCTGGCCGACCGCCGCCTTCCCCGGTCATGGGCAGATTTAGTATAATACTAGACTAAATTAAGAGTGGCGGGTGCGCGTTTCTAAAGGTCGGGCGGGCCGGGCTGCCGGGGCTTGGGGCCGCCCGCAGGCTTCGCCATGATGAGCTGGTCCACGGACAGGATCGTCGAGACGGCCTCGTACGCGAGCTTGATGCAGAATAGCTTGACCACGTAATGGTCGTACACACGGCCCGTCTCCGCGCTGGCTAGGCGGTGCTCGATGTCGGAGCTGACACACGCGAAGCGGTCGCCCGCGTCGTGGGCGGCGTACAGCTCGGTGATGACCACGGTCGCGTCGTGGCCGGAGTTCGCGGCCAGCACCTTGGGGATGACCTCGAAGGACTCGGCGAATTTGAGCGCGGCGTGCTGCTCCAGCCCCGACAGGGTATGCGCGAACTTGGCCAGCTTGCGCGCCATCTCGATTTCgaaggcgccgccgccgggtAGGAAGCGCGGGTCACGAATAGCAGCGCTGATACAGCACAACGCATCGTCTATGGCGCGCTCGATCTCGTCCAGCATGCCCTGCGTGGCGCCCTTGAGGATGATGGTGGAGAGCCTGTGCTCGGCCGCCTTGAAGACGATGATCTTCTGCGACGACAGCTCCGTCACCTCGGCCGACTCCACCACGCCGAGGTCGTCCTCGCTCGGCTCCTCCAGCTTGACGACGGCGGTGGCCCCCAGGGAGCGGCACAGGCGGCGCAGCTCGAACTTCGACGTTATCTTGACGACCATGATGCCCATTGCGTTGCAGTAGTGGAGCGCGAGGTCAGACACCGCGCCTTGCGCAATCACGCAGCTCACGCCCTTGTCCTTTATGGAGCGGATCACCTGCTCCATCTCAGCCTCCTCGCCCTTGCTGAAGTTGAGCAGCTCCTCGGCCGTGTGCAGCATCACGGTGCTCTTGGCCTCGGTGCCGGCGAACTCCAGACCGCCGGCTACGACGAGCACCTTGGTGCGTCCCACCTTCTTCACGGTGCCGCTGGTGTCGCGCACCACCGCCATGCCGTTTATCACGGTGGACTGGTCCAGGCTGCCTCCGCAGATCTTGACCACGCGGACGTTGTCGACGTCGAAGCACTTCGGGTCCGGCGGGATGATGGACGCGCACGCCCTGGCGACCAAGGAGGTTATGAACTGGGGGCGTGAGATGTGCTTGCCGGCGATGCTGGTGCCGACCACCAGCGACAGCTCCGCCTCGTCGCGGATGTTGGAGACCTTCCATATGACCTCGTCTTCGATAAGCTCGAGCAGGCGGTTGTACGCGATCTCGTAGCCCAGGCGAATGTCGGATATGTGCAGTCCTTCGCCCAGAAGCAGCGATGCCTGCAAACACGTCAGCGGCGGTCACGACAAACAGGCACTGCCAACAGCACGACACGTATCACATCGAACAGGCTCACAGCACACATCACAGCGAACATACTCGCCATACACATCACATAGAACACCATAGATGCAATTCAAAGCGGCCATGAACTCGGAGCACGCCCAGAGACGCTGTGCGGAGCCTGCAACTGCCACCGGCAGCGCCGTCATCGGGAAGGCAGGCGGCGAAGACGTGCGGTAGACAACGCACGAGCACGTAACATAAGGCAACAACCAAACCAATTTATCATCACGGTGGCATGGGCCGCTACGCATTGCAAAACAAGCACTTGTCACCAGGAAGGCAAATCGGCCGGCAGCACGGCGAGGATGTGGTAGACAAACTTACATTTCCCAACATCTCGCCGGCGAGAGCGATCAGCGAGTTGGTTCCATCCCCAAACTCGTTCTGCATGGTCTGGACGGCCATGGCCAGCACCTTCGCCGCTGGGTGCTCCACCTCGATGCCGCCCAAGATGGTCTCGCAATCGGACGTCACGAAGCGCTTGTTGATGTGGTTCACGATGAGCTTCTTCATGCCATTTGGCCCCAGGGAGGTCTTGAGCATGTCTGCGATCTCGGTGCAGGCCTCAATGTTGCGCACAATGGCATTGTCGCTAGGGCCGAACATACGGCCGCCGCTGCGCAGGAGCGCCTGCGGACCGAAACGTTGAGCGAACATCGTCCCTCCTCTCAAGGACTAAATAATTTGCCGATATGCGGCCTAAGTGAATTAAAGGAAAGGAGTGGACCTGCGCAGCGCGGTGACGGACGTCCACCTGGCTGCCATTTGTTGTGCAACGCAGGAATCACGCGCGCCGCCCCGGAAAGGGCACGAGCAGGCCGGGCACGGCGTCCAAAGGACAAGGGCGCATTTTATGTGGTTATGTGTATACGGCTCCAACCGTCGCGCCCGGGAATCTCGGCTGGGAAGCAGCGTCACCTGCCAGGAGAAGGCAGCCGCCAACGGGACGCCGGGTGTGTAAACTCCTCGGCCTGGTGCGACATTACACAGCGGAAACTAGCAATGAGAAAGAAAAGCGACAGCGTACGAACAGATTACAACGCTCCGCTGGGTGTCTCCGTGACAGccgctgcgccgccgcaTGTGTGTGTCTTTACCCACGCGGTGACCGAGGCGGCCGGACGTGAAAGGCACGCCCACTTTAGCGTTGACCAGCCCGTGCCCTTGCAGTAGCTTATTCGACGAGCTGACTGTTTCACGAACGCGCCACGGGTGGAAACCTCCGTAGCCACGAACACTTAATGAACAAGGCTACGCTAGTGAGGTGCTTCAGAGGTATCGAAGACAGCTTTTCGTGCAACGAGGCCAGGATCAACCCGTATCTATTTGCGCAGAAGCAGCTAAAGATCGTCACCAACTGTGCaatcgcactcaccaaGATAGATCCGCATGAGCCTGGAGCCGTGACGCACACGCTGCTCGGGACATTCACCCGACATGCCAAGCGGATCCTGAGCGAAACACACAAACTTTGTGCGGATAGTACGACATCGCCTCGACTAGGATACAAAATCTCGGCGAATCAAGACCCACACGCGGCCGCTGCAACGCTCAGACAGAGGATTTTGAAGCTGCAAAATGAAGCGTCGCTTGCGTTCACCCTCGCAATGTGTGCTCAGAATACCCACGAACATGAGCGACAGTGCATGGGAGGAGTGCTCCCGCCAGTGGAACCGCGCTTGTGCACGGACCGGAGCGTTGTTGCGCTCATTGGCGCGCTGCACAAAGGAGAACGCTTCAAAAGCGAAGGAAGCTCCGAAACAGCCGAACGATGCTTCAAACACCTTATAGACAGGTCGCAGTCCATTCGCAGGCTCACCTGCCGGGAGtgctcgctgctgctgtggAGGCGCGTCGCCACGCACTACAtgaacgccgccgccaccgaTGACTGTGTCAGGCAGACCAGCACCCTGATTTACCACTGCTACGAGAAACTGAAAGACGAGGTGTTTATGAATTTCGGGGACGACCCTCCGGGGACGTCAGACCCACGACAGGACCAAGGGCCACCCGCGCTTCCCGATGAACGGGCGTTAAAGCGGCTCCAGCAAACGCTTTCCAACGTCAGCCAGGCTGCGCTGATAATGCGGCATTGCGAGTCGCCATCCGGGGCGGCAAGTTTGCTGCACGCCCTGGGTCCCTCTTCGATCCGCAGGCTCAGCCACATGTTGACGCTGGCGTGGCGGCTGCAGGGCCGGGCCCAGCGCAGCCACAAGTCCAGCGACACCCACACGAAGGTGGGGCTGGCCGTCGCAGACGCCATGGACGGGAGACGCATGCGGTGCACCTACGAAAGCGCCGTGGGGAACAGTGCGTACACGGTTGACATACTGGTCACAGCTCCCTGAGACGAATTCCATGTAACTTGATAAAACTAATGTAACTGCATTTGACAAATGGGTTATTCTGTGGGAAGGTGTGAGCGTGCGCGGCTGCAAGCACGGGCGTGTGTCCCTGCGGTCCGCAGCGGTCACTGGGGCCCTGCGATGGAACGACCATCACAGATCGGTCGCGACGCGCCACGGGCCTATATGCGGCCGTGGTCCACCTTCACGCGTGCGTATTTGATCGACATCTGCTCGTGGTACTCGTTGGCCCTTTTCCTGCGGAACGACTCCAACGCGTTGGGGTCGGGCGGCATCTCGGCGCTCAGCAACCCGGAGGGCACTGCGCCCACGGGACCTGTCGCCACGCTGGAGTCGGTGGGAGGGTGAAACGTACGAGACGGAGCGGGCGCGCAGTTCGAGAAGCCGCCACTTCTGCCAGCATACGCAACGGCACTCTCGTAGGGAACGCTGCAAACATTGTGAAAAGACGGTGCGGAAATGCCACTCACCCTGCCCATTGCCGCAGTGCTTCCTGGTCCGCAACGAGCGTCATCGGTATGGAGCGGTACCTGCTGGCGCTCAGCTGCTTCCGGCGGGAGTAGTCATAGCTGGGGTCGTCCGGGGAGACGCGGGCGCCGAAGCACTCGAAgagctcctccagctcaTCGTAGAAGTCCGACACGCGCGTGCTTGCGCTGTCGTATATGGCGTCGGGAGGGGTGTACTGGGGGACGACCGTGTCCGCAGGCAACGCCGAGTACGGCCCGAACCCGGCCGCGCCGCTATCCCGTTGCATCCTCAACAACGACGCGAGCACACCTACGTTACACGTCTCCAAGGCGCTGGGCGGCGTCGCCGGAGCAGGCTCTGCGGAGGTTGGAGCAGCCCGTTGCCGTGCCTGGGAAGCTGCGACTACGTTGTCGGG
This sequence is a window from Babesia bigemina genome assembly Bbig001, chromosome : I. Protein-coding genes within it:
- a CDS encoding HSP60 fold T-complex protein 1, putative, with protein sequence MFAQRFGPQALLRSGGRMFGPSDNAIVRNIEACTEIADMLKTSLGPNGMKKLIVNHINKRFVTSDCETILGGIEVEHPAAKVLAMAVQTMQNEFGDGTNSLIALAGEMLGNASLLLGEGLHISDIRLGYEIAYNRLLELIEDEVIWKVSNIRDEAELSLVVGTSIAGKHISRPQFITSLVARACASIIPPDPKCFDVDNVRVVKICGGSLDQSTVINGMAVVRDTSGTVKKVGRTKVLVVAGGLEFAGTEAKSTVMLHTAEELLNFSKGEEAEMEQVIRSIKDKGVSCVIAQGAVSDLALHYCNAMGIMVVKITSKFELRRLCRSLGATAVVKLEEPSEDDLGVVESAEVTELSSQKIIVFKAAEHRLSTIILKGATQGMLDEIERAIDDALCCISAAIRDPRFLPGGGAFEIEMARKLAKFAHTLSGLEQHAALKFAESFEVIPKVLAANSGHDATVVITELYAAHDAGDRFACVSSDIEHRLASAETGRVYDHYVVKLFCIKLAYEAVSTILSVDQLIMAKPAGGPKPRQPGPPDL